One stretch of Punica granatum isolate Tunisia-2019 chromosome 5, ASM765513v2, whole genome shotgun sequence DNA includes these proteins:
- the LOC116209268 gene encoding probable glycosyltransferase STELLO2, whose amino-acid sequence MLVQDRTAAARPPKSPKTHLRNLPTLHPGRFSEPKSLDFSTWVSENLYKILTIGLLIATVAVLFFLYNSGDAATLLRFEKTQSENLHSVHFPQINWNSIDRIADKTSPYANFRSERWIVVSVSGPPSDSLRSLVRIKGWQVLAIGNSKTPSDWSLKGAIFLSLEQQASLGFRVIDYLPYDSFVRKSVGYLFAIQHGAKKIFDADDRGEVIDGDLGKHFDVELTGEGARQDIVLQYSHENPNRTVVNPYIHFGQRSVWPRGLPLENVGEIGHEEYYTEVFGGKQFIQQGISNGLPDVDSVFYFTRKSTLEAFDISFDDQAPKVALPQGTMVPLNSFNTMFHSSAFWGLMLPVSVSSMASDVLRGYWAQRLLWEIGGYVVVYPPTVHRYDRIEAYPFSEEKDLHVNVGRLIKFLVSWRSSKHRLFEKILELSYQMAEEGFWTDKDVKFTAAWLQDLLAVGYQQPRLMSLELDRPRASIGHGDRKEFIPGKLPSVHLGVEEAGTVNYEIGNLIRWRKYFGNVVLIMFCSGPVERTALEWRLLYGRIFKTVIILSEQKNEDLAVEEGHLDQVYKYLPTIFNRYTSAEGFLFLQDDTILNYWNLLLADKTKLWITDKVSKSWTTVSTKGNTEWFIKQAELVKKVVSMMPVHFQVSFKEALKSEDSLTICNSEVFYVPRRFIADFADLVSLVGDLDIHHKVAVPMFFMSMDSTQYFDSVFSKMVYKRKPPPSMNSTFYSVQAPAVHPWSVSSEQDFIKLIRIMAEGDPLLMELA is encoded by the exons ATGCTCGTCCAAGACCGTACTGCGGCGGCGAGGCCGCCGAAATCCCCGAAAACCCACCTCAGGAACCTCCCCACCCTGCACCCTGGCCGCTTCTCCGAGCCCAAGAGCCTTGATTTCTCCACCTGGGTCTCCGAGAATCTCTACAAGATCCTCACCATCGGCCTCCTCATCGCCACCGTCGCagtcctcttcttcctctacaACTCCGGCGACGCCGCCACCCTCCTCCGCTTCGAGAAGACCCAGTCCGAGAACCTCCACTCCGTCCATTTCCCCCAGATCAACTGGAATTCTATCGACCGGATCGCCGACAAGACCTCCCCTTACGCCAATTTCCGGTCTGAGAGGTGGATCGTTGTCTCGGTCTCGGGCCCGCCGTCGGATTCGCTCCGGAGCCTCGTCAGGATCAAGGGCTGGCAGGTCCTCGCCATAGGTAACTCAAAAACCCCCTCCGATTGGAGCCTCAAAGGCGCGATTTTTCTGTCGTTAGAGCAGCAGGCGAGTTTAGGGTTCCGGGTCATAGATTACTTGCCATACGACTCGTTTGTTAGGAAGAGCGTCGGGTATTTGTTCGCGATCCAGCATGGTGCGAAGAAGATCTTTGATGCAGACGATCGCGGGGAGGTGATTGATGGGGATCTCGGGAAGCACTTTGATGTTGAGCTGACTGGGGAGGGTGCTAGGCAAGATATCGTATTGCAGTACAGTCATGAGAACCCTAATCGGACTGTTGTGAACCCATATATTCATTTTGGGCAGCGGTCGGTTTGGCCTCGGGGATTGCCATTGGAAAATGTGGGTGAGATTGGGCATGAGGAGTACTACACCGAGGTCTTCGGTGGCAAGCAGTTCATTCAGCAGGGCATTTCCAATGGCTTGCCTGATGTGGATTCCGTGTTCTACTTCACACGAAAGTCAACTTTGGAAGCATTTGATATTAGCTTTGATGATCAGGCCCCGAAAGTTGCCTTACCTCAAGGCACAATGGTGCCGCTTAATTCTTTCAATACGATGTTCCATTCATCGGCCTTCTGGGGTCTGATGCTTCCTGTATCTGTCAGTTCAATGGCTTCTGATGTGCTGAGGGGTTATTGGGCACAGAGGCTTCTGTGGGAAATTGGTGGTTATGTCGTAGTATATCCACCCACAGTCCACCGGTACGATAGAATTGAGGCATATCCTTTCTCTGAAGAAAAGGATCTCCATGTTAATGTCGGCCGACTGATCAAGTTCTTGGTCTCATGGAGATCGAGCAAGCACAGGTTGTTTGAGAAGATACTTGAGCTGAGCTACCAAATGGCTGAGGAGGGGTTTTGGACAGATAAGGACGTGAAGTTCACTGCTGCTTGGCTCCAGGACTTGCTTGCTGTCGGATATCAACAACCGAGGCTGATGTCTCTAGAACTCGATCGGCCTCGGGCAAGCATTGGTCACGGGGATCGAAAGGAGTTCATTCCTGGAAAGTTGCCTTCAGTTCATCTTGGGGTCGAGGAGGCAGGGACTGTTAATTATGAGATTGGGAATTTGATTCGCTGGAGGAAGTACTTTGGGAACGTGGTGCTTATCATGTTCTGCAGTGGACCCGTGGAGCGTACAGCTCTTGAATGGAGATTGCTTTATGGGCGGATCTTTAAAACTGTGATAATCTTGTCGGAGCAGAAAAATGAAGACCTTGCTGTTGAGGAAGGCCACTTAGATCAAGTATACAA ATACCTGCCCACGATATTCAATAGATATACCAGTGCAGAAGGGTTTCTTTTCCTTCAAGATGATACGATTCTCAATTACTGGAACCTGCTGCTGGCAGACAAGACTAAACTGTGGATCACCGACAAG GTTTCCAAGTCTTGGACGACTGTTTCAACCAAAGGAAACACGGAGTGGTTCATCAAACAGGCGGAGCTTGTAAAGAAGGTTGTCAGCATGATGCCCGTTCACTTCCAGGTGAGCTTCAAAGAGGCCCTGAAGAGCGAAGACAGCCTCACAATATGCAATTCCGAGGTCTTCTACGTCCCAAGGCGCTTCATTGCGGACTTCGCTGATCTCGTGAGCTTAGTTGGTGACCTAGATATCCATCACAAGGTCGCGGTCCCGATGTTCTTCATGTCGATGGACTCGACGCAGTATTTTGATTCGGTATTCAGCAAAATGGTTTACAAGAGAAAACCGCCTCCTAGTATGAACTCGACATTCTATTCCGTTCAAGCACCAGCAGTTCACCCATGGAGCGTTTCAAGTGAACAAGATTTCATTAAGCTTATACGAATAATGGCGGAAGGAGATCCTCTTTTGATGGAGTTAGCCTGA
- the LOC116209265 gene encoding magnesium-chelatase subunit ChlH, chloroplastic, with product MASLLSSPFTLPASKADQLSSISQKHYFLHSFLPRRARVQSPAKSPVSVRCAVVGNGLFTQTTPEVRRIVPDGDRNLPTVKIVYVVLEAQYQSSLSEAVLALNKNRRYASFEVVGYLVEELRDENTYKTFCKDLEDANIFIGSLIFVEELALKVKAAVEKERDRLDAVLVFPSMPEVMRLNKLGSFSMSQLGQSKSPFFQLFKKKKSSAGFADSMLKLVRTLPKVLKYLPSDKAQDARLYILSLQFWLGGSPDNLQNFLKMISGSYVPVLKGTKVEYSDPVLFLDSGIWHPLAPCMYDDVKEYLNWYGARKDANEKLKGPDAPIIGLVLQRSHIVTGDDSHYVAVIMELEARGAKVIPIFAGGLDFSGPVEKFLIDPVTKKPMINSVISLTGFALVGGPARQDHPRAVEALMKLDVPYLVALPLVFQTTEEWLNSTLGLHPIQVALQVALPELDGGMEPIVFAGRDPRTGKSHALHKRVEQLCTRAIRWAELKRKSKVEKRLAITVFSFPPDKGNVGTAAYLNVFASIFSVLKDLQRDGYHVEGLPEKAEDLIEDVLHDKEAQFSSPNLNVVYKMGIREYQKLTPYAMALEENWGKPPGNLNSDGENLLVYGKQYGNIFIGVQPTFGYEGDPMRLLFSKSASPHHGFAAYYSFVEKIFKADAVLHFGTHGSLEFMPGKQVGMSDVCYPDSLIGNIPNVYYYAANNPSEATIAKRRSYANTISYLTPPAENAGLYKGLKQLSELISSYQSLKDTGRGPQIVSSIISTARQCNLDKDVELPEEGEEISAKERDLVVGKVYSKIMEIESRLLPCGLHVIGEPPSAMEAVATLVNIAALDRPEDGISSLPSILAETVGRKIEDVYRGSDKGILKDVELLRQITEASRGAISAFVERTINKKGQVVDVADKLTSILGFGINEPWIQYMSDTKFYRADREKLRVLFEFLGECLKLVVADNELGSLKQALAGKYVEPGPGGDPIRNPKVLPTGKNIHALDPQAIPTTAAMQSAKIVVDRLIERQKADNGGKYPETVALVLWGTDNIKTYGESLAQVLWMIGVRPVADTFGRVNRVEPVSLEELGRPRIDVVVNCSGVFRDLFINQMNLLDRAVKMVAELDEPEDQNYVRKHALEQAKALGIEVREAATRVFSNASGSYSSNINLAVENSSWNDEKQLQDMYLSRKSFAFDSDAPGAGMTEKRKVFEMALSSADATFQNLDSSEISLTDVSHYFDSDPTNLVQNLRKDGKKPSAYIADTTTANAQVRTLSETVRLDARTKLLNPKWYEGMMSSGYEGVREIEKRLTNTVGWSATSGQVDNWVYEEANSTFIQDEEMLNRLMNKNPNSFRKLVQTFLEANGRGYWETSEQNIEKLRQLYSEVEDKIEGIDR from the exons ATGGCGTCCCTGCTGTCTTCTCCCTTCACATTGCCGGCCTCCAAGGCCGATCAGCTCTCCTCAATCTCCCAGAAGCATTACTTCCTCCACTCGTTCCTCCCCAGGCGGGCCCGCGTCCAGAGCCCCGCTAAGTCCCCTGTAAGTGTGAGGTGCGCCGTCGTGGGCAATGGCCTCTTCACCCAAACCACCCCCGAGGTCCGGAGGATCGTGCCCGACGGCGACCGGAACCTCCCGACCGTGAAGATCGTGTACGTGGTCCTCGAGGCCCAGTACCAGTCATCCCTCTCCGAGGCCGTCCTTGCCCTCAACAAGAACCGGAGGTACGCCTCGTTCGAGGTTGTGGGGTACTTGGTCGAGGAGCTTCGGGATGAGAACACGTACAAGACGTTCTGCAAGGACCTCGAGGATGCGAACATCTTCATCGGGTCGCTCATCTTCGTGGAGGAGCTCGCGCTGAAGGTGAAGGCCGCGGTGGAGAAGGAGAGGGACAGGCTCGACGCGGTCCTTGTATTCCCTTCAATGCCTGAGGTGATGAGGCTGAACAAGCTGGGATCATTCAGCATGTCCCAGCTCGGGCAGTCGAAGAGCCCCTTCTTCCAgctcttcaagaagaagaaatcgTCCGCCGGGTTCGCCGACAGCATGCTGAAGCTCGTGAGGACGCTGCCAAAGGTCCTCAAGTACCTCCCCAGCGACAAGGCCCAGGACGCCCGGCTTTATATATTGAGTCTCCAGTTTTGGCTCGGTGGATCCCCTGATAACTTGCAGAACTTTCTGAAGATGATCTCGGGGTCTTATGTTCCGGTCCTCAAGGGGACAAAGGTTGAGTACTCTGACCCGGTCCTGTTCCTGGACAGCGGGATTTGGCACCCTCTGGCCCCCTGTATGTACGATGACGTTAAGGAATACTTGAATTGGTACGGGGCTCGCAAGGACGCAAATGAGAAGCTCAAGGGGCCTGATGCTCCTATCATCGGGCTGGTCCTGCAGAGGAGCCACATTGTTACAGGAGATGATAGCCACTATGTGGCCGTGATCATGGAGCTGGAGGCAAGAGGGGCTAAGGTGATACCAATCTTTGCGGGTGGGCTCGACTTTTCCGGGCCAGTGGAGAAGTTCCTGATTGACCCTGTGACTAAGAAGCCAATGATCAACTCGGTGATTTCCTTAACTGGATTCGCCCTCGTCGGAGGACCGGCAAGGCAGGACCACCCGAGGGCAGTGGAGGCACTGATGAAGCTCGATGTACCTTATCTGGTGGCTCTGCCTTTGGTGTTCCAAACCACCGAGGAGTGGCTCAACAGTACCTTGGGGCTCCACCCAATTCAGGTGGCTCTTCAGGTTGCCCTCCCTGAACTCGATGGCGGCATGGAGCCTATTGTGTTTGCAGGTCGGGATCCTCGAACTG GAAAATCGCATGCTCTTCACAAGAGGGTCGAGCAGCTCTGCACCCGCGCAATCAGATGGGCGGAGCTGAAGAGGAAGTCCAAG GTGGAGAAGAGGCTTGCTATCACTGTCTTCAGCTTCCCCCCAGACAAGGGGAATGTAGGGACTGCTGCCTACTTGAACGTGTTTGCCTCTATCTTCTCTGTCCTGAAAGACCTCCAGAGGGACGGGTACCATGTAGAGGGCCTCCCAGAGAAAGCCGAAGACCTTATTGAGGACGTTCTCCATGACAAGGAGGCCCAGTTTAGCAGTCCAAACCTGAACGTTGTCTACAAGATGGGGATTCGGGAGTACCAAAAGCTCACTCCATATGCCATGGCACTGGAAGAGAACTGGGGCAAACCTCCTGGCAATTTGAACTCTGATGGGGAGAACCTGTTGGTTTATGGGAAACAGTACGGGAACATCTTCATCGGGGTTCAACCTACGTTTGGGTATGAGGGAGATCCCATGAGGCTGCTTTTCTCAAAGTCGGCGAGCCCACATCATGGTTTTGCCGCTTACTACTCCTTTGTGGAGAAGATCTTCAAGGCCGATGCAGTCCTCCACTTTGGGACCCATGGTTCTCTCGAGTTTATGCCTGGGAAGCAAGTGGGAATGAGTGATGTCTGCTATCCAGATAGTCTCATTGGGAACATCCCGAATGTTTACTATTATGCTGCTAACAACCCCTCCGAGGCCACCATTGCTAAGCGCCGGAGCTATGCTAACACAATCAGCTACTTGACCCCACCAGCAGAGAATGCGGGGCTTTACAAGGGGCTGAAGCAGCTGAGTGAGCTAATCTCATCTTACCAGTCGCTCAAGGACACTGGACGTGGCCCGCAAATTGTGAGCTCAATCATCAGTACTGCAAGGCAATGCAATCTCGATAAGGATGTGGAACTTCCTGAGGAAGGGGAGGAGATCTCAGCAAAGGAACGGGATCTTGTCGTCGGGAAGGTTTACTCCAAGATCATGGAAATTGAGTCGAGGCTCCTGCCTTGCGGGCTCCATGTGATCGGTGAGCCCCCGTCAGCAATGGAGGCAGTTGCCACACTTGTCAACATTGCGGCCCTCGATCGTCCTGAGGATGGGATATCTTCACTTCCATCCATTTTAGCTGAGACTGTCGGAAGAAAAATTGAGGATGTCTATAGAGGGAGTGACAAGGGTATTTTAAAAGATGTGGAGTTGCTTCGTCAGATCACTGAAGCATCCCGTGGTGCCATCTCAGCCTTTGTGGAGCGGACTATCAACAAGAAGGGCCAGGTTGTGGACGTGGCTGATAAGCTGACCTCGATCCTTGGATTCGGGATAAATGAGCCATGGATCCAGTACATGTCCGACACCAAGTTTTACAGAGCTGACAGGGAGAAACTGAGGGTGTTGTTCGAGTTTCTTGGGGAGTGCCTGAAGCTTGTAGTAGCCGATAACGAGCTTGGCAGCTTAAAGCAAGCCCTTGCGGGTAAATATGTAGAACCAGGGCCTGGTGGGGACCCAATTAGGAACCCGAAGGTGTTGCCGACTGGAAAGAACATCCATGCGCTGGACCCACAGGCCATTCCGACCACAGCAGCAATGCAGAGTGCGAAGATCGTGGTGGATCGGCTGATTGAGCGGCAGAAGGCTGACAATGGAGGAAAATATCCCGAGACTGTAGCACTCGTGCTGTGGGGAACCGACAACATCAAAACCTACGGTGAGTCTTTGGCCCAGGTGTTGTGGATGATCGGTGTTAGGCCGGTTGCAGATACCTTTGGCCGAGTCAACCGGGTCGAACCAGTCAGCCTTGAAGAGCTTGGGAGGCCCAGGATCGATGTCGTGGTTAACTGCTCTGGGGTCTTCAGAGACCTCTTCATCAATCAG ATGAACTTGCTCGACCGGGCAGTGAAGATGGTGGCGGAACTCGACGAGCCCGAAGATCAGAACTATGTGAGGAAGCATGCACTCGAGCAGGCGAAAGCACTTGGAATCGAGGTCAGGGAGGCTGCCACTCGGGTCTTCTCGAATGCGTCGGGCTCCTACTCCTCGAACATAAACCTCGCAGTCGAGAACTCATCATGGAATGATGAGAAGCAGCTCCAGGACATGTACCTGAGCAGGAAGTCATTCGCATTTGACTCGGATGCTCCTGGAGCAGGAATGACTGAGAAGAGGAAGGTCTTCGAGATGGCCCTGAGCTCTGCTGATGCCACTTTCCAGAACCTTGACTCTTCCGAGATCTCTCTCACTGATGTGAGCCATTACTTCGATTCTGACCCAACAAATCTGGTTCAGAACTTGAGGAAGGACGGGAAGAAACCGAGCGCTTACATTGCTGATACCACGACGGCGAATGCTCAG GTGAGAACTCTTTCTGAGACTGTGAGGCTTGATGCCCGCACCAAGTTGCTGAACCCGAAGTGGTACGAGGGAATGATGTCGAGCGGGTATGAAGGAGTTCGTGAGATCGAGAAGAGGCTTACAAACACAGTTGGGTGGAGTGCCACATCTGGACAGGTGGACAACTGGGTGTACGAGGAGGCAAACTCGACTTTCATTCAGGATGAGGAAATGCTCAACAGGCTCATGAACAAAAATCCGAACTCCTTCCGGAAACTAGTGCAGACTTTCTTGGAAGCAAACGGCCGCGGGTACTGGGAGACTTCAGAGCAGAACATTGAGAAGTTGAGGCAGCTTTACTCCGAAGTGGAAGACAAGATCGAAGGGATCGATCGGTAA
- the LOC116209269 gene encoding cytoplasmic tRNA 2-thiolation protein 2, which yields MACNGSACQSGCYKNGDELAAPEEGGAAAASNSNSNSSSNGSGNNLCVKCKVKEPFTVAGGGGGEDGRFCAECFRSNLFGKFRHAVTSNAMIGPTDNVLVAFSGGPASRVALQFVHELQYKAQKNFDASRDRSLPVFGVGVAFVDESAAHLPSSDKAMDQAIEDVKSLVLELSPPAKELHHFPIESICSGDSSDQREKLKEVLNAVTDATGKEDFLVHLRMLALQKIASENGYTRVVLGSCTSRIACHVISATVKGRGYSLPADIQYVDARWEAPVVLPLHDCLAQELNMLCHLDGLKTIELPYEPQSTINSLISSFVALLQEENPSRESTIVRTAGKLTPFAFNRIPEINDTNVPLATRRRQKRSSLKLNGSISSESFCPMCYSPLIQSKVQALDTPEASKTNSYIFGSSCCSSCRFQILPQDPLCMEHFYSHLPPPLVARASSGNAHDIRSLREHIQDYLLLDSDNEQ from the exons ATGGCCTGCAATGGCTCCGCCTGCCAGTCCGGCTGCTACAAAAACGGAGATGAGCTCGCAGCTCCGGAAGAAGGCGGAGCTGCAGCCGCTAGCAACAGTAAtagcaacagcagcagcaacggCAGTGGGAACAATCTCTGCGTGAAGTGCAAGGTGAAGGAACCGTTCACTGTCGCCGGTGGAGGCGGCGGGGAGGATGGCCGGTTCTGCGCCGAATGCTTCCGGAGCAACCTCTTCGGGAAGTTCAGGCACGCCGTCACGTCCAACGCCATGATCGGCCCCACAGACAACGTTCTCGTCGCTTTCTCCGGCGGCCCTGCCTCCAG GGTGGCTCTTCAGTTTGTTCATGAGCTGCAATACAAAGCACAGAAGAATTTCGATGCAAGTAGGGATAGATCCTTGCCGGTGTTCGGTGTTGGAGTTGCTTTCGTTGATGAGAGCGCAGCTCACTTGCCATCTTCTGACAAAGCAATGGACCAGGCAATCGAGGATGTTAAGTCTCTTGTGTTGGAACTGTCACCTCCAGCGAAAGAGTTGCATCATTTCCCGATCGAGAGCATCTGTTCTGGGGATTCAAGTGATCAGAGGGAAAAGTTGAAGGAGGTTCTAAATGCGGTCACTGATGCCACTGGGAAGGAAGATTTTCTCGTGCATCTTAGAATGTTGGCTTTGCAGAAG ATTGCCTCTGAAAATGGATACACGAGAGTGGTACTAGGATCGTGCACATCAAGGATTGCATGTCATGTCATCTCAGCAACTGTGAAG GGCCGAGGTTACTCCTTACCTGCAGATATACAGTACGTTGATGCAAGGTGGGAGGCACCAGTAGTTCTCCCACTTCATGATTGTCTTGCTCAGGAGCTGAATATGCTTTGCCATCTTGACGG TCTCAAGACTATAGAGTTGCCTTATGAGCCTCAATCCACCATTAATAGCTTGATCTCATCATTTGTAGCTCTGCTGCAg GAAGAAAATCCTTCTCGAGAGTCCACGATTGTCAGAACTGCTGGAAAGCTGACACCATTTGCTTTCAATCGGATTCCAGAAATCAATGACACCAATGTTCCTCTAGCAACCCGAAGGCGGCAAAAGAGATCCAGTCTCAAGCTAAATGGATCCATCTCCTCAGAATCCTTCTGTCCAATGTGCTATAGCCCTCTTATACAGTCCAAAGTGCAAGCTTTAGACACTCCTGAGGCTAGCAAAACAAATTCCTATATTTTTGGTAGTTCGTGCTGTTCAAGTTGCCGTTTTCAGATACTTCCTCAGGATCCTTTATGCATGGAGCACTTCTATTCTCATCTGCCACCGCCACTTGTTGCACGGGCCTCATCTGGAAATGCTCATGACATTAGATCTCTAAG ggAGCACATTCAGGACTACTTGCTTTTGGACAGCGATAATGAACAGTGA
- the LOC116209271 gene encoding protein N-terminal glutamine amidohydrolase isoform X1 produces the protein MQRMASSVPADNSQYTHTPFYCEENVYFLCKKLIEDGVANADGSDLFVVFISNDKKQVPLWHQKASARADGIVLWDYHAICVQRKRGESSAVVWDLDSNLQFPCPLASYVAETIRPSFQLFSEYERFFRVVHAPMFLRSFASDRRHMRDSGGNWVAQPPSYDPIIAEDGAVHNLNEYVEISGRDVVANLEADANSSVYTQRLGIMMNENQLEEFFSKI, from the exons ATGCAGAGGATGGCGAGCTCAGTACCCGCAGACAATTCTCAGTATACACACACTCCATTTTACTG TGAGGAGAACGTGTACTTTCTCTGCAAGAAGTTGATCGAGGATGGGGTAGCAAATGCTGATGGATCTGACCTCTTCGTGGTTTTCATATCCAACGACAAGAAACAG GTTCCGCTGTGGCATCAAAAGGCGAGTGCGAGAGCCGACGGAATCGTGCTCTGGGACTATCATGCCATATGCGTTCAG AGAAAACGAGGTGAATCGTCCGCAGTAGTGTGGGATCTAGACTCCAATCTTCAATTTCCTTGCCCTTTAGCATCCTACGTGGCAGAAACAATCCGTCCATCGTTTCAATTATTTTCTGAGTACGAAAG GTTCTTCCGGGTCGTGCATGCCCCGATGTTTCTCCGAAGCTTTGCATCTGATAGGAGACATATGAGAGACTCTGGCGGTAACTGGGTTGCTCAACCCCCATCATATGATCCCATTATCGCTGAAG ATGGAGCAGTACACAATCTAAACGAGTACGTGGAGATCAGTGGTCGTGATGTGGTCGCAAACTTAGAAGCTGATGCAAACAGTTCAGTATATACGCAAAGACTTGGTATCATGATGAACGAAAATCAATTGGAGGAGTTCTTTTCTAAGATTTGA
- the LOC116209271 gene encoding protein N-terminal glutamine amidohydrolase isoform X2, giving the protein MFACLVARLNRFVAQRVIDLLKVPLWHQKASARADGIVLWDYHAICVQRKRGESSAVVWDLDSNLQFPCPLASYVAETIRPSFQLFSEYERFFRVVHAPMFLRSFASDRRHMRDSGGNWVAQPPSYDPIIAEDGAVHNLNEYVEISGRDVVANLEADANSSVYTQRLGIMMNENQLEEFFSKI; this is encoded by the exons atgtttgcttgtttagtTGCAAGATTGAATCGTTTTGTTGCTCAGCGTGTGATTGATTTATTGAAGGTTCCGCTGTGGCATCAAAAGGCGAGTGCGAGAGCCGACGGAATCGTGCTCTGGGACTATCATGCCATATGCGTTCAG AGAAAACGAGGTGAATCGTCCGCAGTAGTGTGGGATCTAGACTCCAATCTTCAATTTCCTTGCCCTTTAGCATCCTACGTGGCAGAAACAATCCGTCCATCGTTTCAATTATTTTCTGAGTACGAAAG GTTCTTCCGGGTCGTGCATGCCCCGATGTTTCTCCGAAGCTTTGCATCTGATAGGAGACATATGAGAGACTCTGGCGGTAACTGGGTTGCTCAACCCCCATCATATGATCCCATTATCGCTGAAG ATGGAGCAGTACACAATCTAAACGAGTACGTGGAGATCAGTGGTCGTGATGTGGTCGCAAACTTAGAAGCTGATGCAAACAGTTCAGTATATACGCAAAGACTTGGTATCATGATGAACGAAAATCAATTGGAGGAGTTCTTTTCTAAGATTTGA